One genomic segment of Streptococcus salivarius includes these proteins:
- a CDS encoding amino acid ABC transporter ATP-binding protein, with product MTETILEIKNLKKSYGKNEVLKDISLSVKKGEVISIIGSSGSGKSTFLRSINLLESPSGGEILYHGDNVLEKGYDLTTYREKLGMVFQSFNLFENLNVLENAIVAQTTVLKRDRKEAESIAKANLEKVGMGEQYWKAKPKQLSGGQKQRVAIARALSVDPEAILFDEPTSALDPEMVGEVLKTMQELSETGLTMIIVTHEMEFARDVSDRVIFMDKGVIAEQGSPEQIFENPKEERTKEFLKRFLG from the coding sequence ATGACTGAGACGATTTTAGAAATTAAAAACCTCAAAAAATCATACGGAAAAAATGAAGTCCTCAAAGATATCTCCCTCAGTGTCAAAAAGGGTGAGGTTATCTCAATTATTGGTTCTTCAGGTTCAGGGAAATCAACCTTCCTTCGCTCTATTAACCTACTCGAATCACCTTCAGGTGGTGAAATCCTCTATCATGGGGACAACGTCCTTGAAAAAGGTTACGACCTCACTACCTATCGTGAAAAACTCGGTATGGTTTTCCAATCCTTCAACCTCTTTGAAAACCTTAATGTCTTGGAAAATGCTATCGTAGCTCAAACAACTGTTCTCAAACGTGACCGTAAAGAAGCTGAAAGCATCGCCAAAGCTAACTTGGAGAAAGTTGGTATGGGGGAACAATACTGGAAAGCTAAACCAAAACAACTTTCAGGGGGACAAAAACAACGTGTAGCAATCGCTCGTGCCCTCTCTGTTGATCCAGAAGCCATCCTCTTTGACGAACCAACTTCAGCCCTTGACCCAGAAATGGTAGGGGAAGTACTCAAGACTATGCAGGAGCTATCCGAAACTGGTTTGACCATGATTATCGTTACCCATGAAATGGAGTTCGCACGTGATGTTTCAGACCGTGTCATCTTCATGGATAAAGGGGTAATCGCTGAACAAGGTAGCCCAGAACAAATCTTTGAAAATCCTAAAGAAGAACGTACTAAGGAATTCCTTAAACGTTTCTTGGGTTAA
- the sufD gene encoding Fe-S cluster assembly protein SufD — MSKESIIAFSQAKAEPLWLQDLRQAAFDKLESLALPKIECVKFHRWNLGDGTITENEPSANVPDFTALGNNPKLVQVGTNTVLEQLPADLISQGVVFTDLTSALEEIPEVVEAFFGKAVAYDEDKLAAYNYAYFNSAAVLYVPDNVEIDLPVESYFYQDGASNVPFNKHVLIVAGKNSKLTYLERFETLGEATEKASANISVEVIAQDGAQVKFAAIDRLGENVTTYISRRGRIGRDASIDWALGIMNEGNVIADFDSDLIGNGSHANLKVIGLSSGRQVQGIDTRVTNYGNNSVGHILQHGVILERGTLTFNGIGHIVKGAKGADAQQESRVLMLSDKARSDANPILLIDENEVTAGHAASIGQVDPEDMYYLMSRGLDQDTAERLVIRGFLGAVITEIPVKEVRDEMISVTDTKLNKR, encoded by the coding sequence ATGTCAAAAGAATCTATTATCGCTTTTTCACAAGCAAAAGCAGAGCCACTTTGGTTGCAAGACCTTCGTCAAGCAGCCTTTGATAAGCTTGAAAGTTTGGCTCTTCCAAAAATTGAGTGTGTTAAATTCCACCGTTGGAATCTCGGTGATGGAACGATTACTGAAAATGAACCATCAGCAAATGTGCCTGATTTTACAGCGCTTGGAAACAACCCTAAATTGGTCCAAGTAGGAACAAATACTGTTCTTGAACAATTGCCAGCTGACTTGATTAGCCAAGGTGTGGTCTTTACAGACCTTACGAGCGCTCTTGAGGAAATCCCAGAAGTCGTTGAAGCCTTCTTTGGTAAGGCTGTAGCCTATGATGAGGACAAATTGGCAGCTTATAACTATGCCTACTTCAATAGTGCAGCAGTCCTTTATGTACCAGATAATGTTGAAATTGACTTGCCAGTTGAAAGCTATTTTTACCAAGATGGAGCTTCAAATGTTCCATTTAACAAACACGTTTTGATCGTGGCCGGTAAAAATAGTAAATTGACTTACCTTGAGCGTTTTGAAACGCTAGGTGAAGCGACTGAAAAAGCTAGTGCCAACATTTCTGTGGAAGTTATTGCTCAAGACGGTGCACAAGTTAAGTTTGCGGCTATTGACCGTTTGGGTGAAAACGTCACAACTTATATTAGTCGTCGTGGTCGTATCGGTCGTGATGCCAGCATTGACTGGGCTCTCGGGATCATGAACGAGGGAAATGTTATTGCTGACTTTGATAGTGACTTGATTGGTAATGGAAGTCATGCCAACCTTAAAGTTATTGGTCTTTCATCAGGTCGTCAGGTTCAAGGGATTGATACTCGTGTGACGAACTATGGTAACAACTCTGTGGGTCATATCCTACAACATGGTGTTATCTTGGAACGTGGTACTTTGACTTTCAATGGTATTGGTCACATTGTCAAAGGTGCTAAGGGTGCTGATGCACAACAAGAAAGCCGTGTGCTTATGCTTTCTGACAAGGCACGTTCAGACGCTAACCCAATTCTCTTGATTGACGAAAATGAAGTTACAGCAGGACATGCTGCTTCAATCGGTCAGGTAGATCCAGAGGATATGTATTACCTCATGAGTCGTGGACTTGATCAAGACACTGCAGAACGTTTGGTTATTCGCGGTTTCTTAGGAGCAGTTATTACTGAAATCCCAGTTAAAGAAGTGCGCGATGAAATGATTTCTGTAACTGATACAAAACTAAACAAACGTTAG
- the mecA gene encoding adaptor protein MecA encodes MEMKQISETTLKIMITMEDLEEHGMELKDFLIPQEKTEEFFYTVMDELDLPDNFKNSGMLSFRVTPRKDRVDVFVTKSDLKEDLDFNDLSYMDDYSGLSPEEFLKALEGNFMDKGDIEAHHKLEELEKTLEEVDKAMTEPTKEVPEENIREDYTHYVLAFSDFDQVVTFTQGLKDVPVEGSELYKLGDVYYMTVLLYLADEPDYYANNMYARFLEYANVADRTRAYLQEHATILMEEDALPVLQATKWS; translated from the coding sequence ATGGAAATGAAACAAATAAGCGAGACAACTCTAAAAATCATGATTACCATGGAAGATCTTGAAGAACATGGTATGGAATTGAAGGATTTCTTGATTCCCCAGGAAAAAACAGAGGAATTTTTCTATACTGTCATGGATGAGTTGGACTTGCCTGATAACTTTAAAAATAGTGGGATGCTGAGCTTCCGTGTCACGCCACGCAAGGATCGTGTGGATGTCTTTGTGACTAAATCAGATCTTAAGGAAGACCTTGATTTCAACGATTTGTCATATATGGATGACTACTCAGGGCTTTCTCCAGAAGAGTTCCTCAAGGCTCTTGAGGGTAACTTTATGGACAAGGGTGACATCGAAGCACACCATAAGCTCGAAGAGCTTGAAAAGACCTTGGAAGAGGTTGATAAGGCTATGACAGAGCCTACCAAGGAAGTGCCCGAAGAAAATATTCGTGAAGACTATACCCACTATGTCTTGGCCTTCTCTGACTTTGATCAAGTGGTGACCTTTACACAAGGCTTGAAGGATGTGCCTGTTGAAGGTTCTGAGCTTTATAAACTTGGGGATGTCTACTATATGACAGTCCTTCTTTACTTGGCTGATGAGCCTGATTATTACGCGAACAATATGTATGCGCGTTTTCTTGAATATGCGAATGTAGCAGACCGAACACGTGCCTACCTACAAGAGCATGCAACAATCTTGATGGAAGAGGACGCCTTACCGGTACTACAAGCAACGAAATGGAGCTAA
- a CDS encoding cysteine desulfurase, which produces MSALDAYKIRQNFAILDQVVNDEPLVYLDNAATTQKPQVVLDTLMAYYHEDNANVHRGVHTLAERATAAYEASREKLRQFINAKSTKEVLFTRGTTTGLNWVGRFAEQVLEPGDEVVISIMEHHSNIIPWQEACKKTGAKLVYAYLKDGQLDMEDLANKITEKTKFVSLAQVSNVLGCINPVKEIAKLAHQVGAYMVVDGAQSAPHMAIDVQDLDCDFFTLSGHKMLGPTGIGVLYGKEEILNQMNPIEFGGEMIDFVYEQEATWKELPWKFEAGTPNIAGAIALGAAVDYLSALGMENIHAYEQELVDYVLPKLQAIDGLTVYGPEDPSQHAGVIAFNIDGLHPHDVATALDYEGVAVRAGHHCAQPLINHLGISSAARASFYIYNTKEDCDKLVEAILATKEFFNGTL; this is translated from the coding sequence ATGTCAGCTTTAGATGCCTATAAGATTCGACAAAATTTTGCCATTTTAGATCAGGTAGTTAATGATGAACCTTTGGTATACTTGGATAATGCAGCAACGACTCAGAAGCCTCAAGTAGTTTTGGACACTCTCATGGCCTACTATCATGAGGACAATGCCAATGTTCACCGTGGTGTGCACACTTTGGCTGAGCGTGCAACAGCTGCTTACGAAGCTAGTCGTGAAAAGCTTCGTCAGTTTATCAATGCTAAATCAACCAAAGAGGTCCTCTTTACACGTGGAACGACAACTGGTCTTAACTGGGTTGGTCGTTTTGCAGAGCAGGTTCTTGAGCCAGGAGATGAGGTGGTTATTTCAATTATGGAACACCACTCAAATATCATTCCTTGGCAGGAAGCTTGTAAGAAGACAGGGGCTAAACTTGTTTACGCCTACTTGAAAGATGGCCAATTGGATATGGAAGATTTGGCCAACAAGATTACTGAAAAGACAAAATTTGTCAGTCTAGCTCAGGTCTCTAACGTTTTAGGCTGCATCAATCCTGTCAAAGAAATTGCCAAGCTTGCCCACCAAGTTGGTGCCTATATGGTAGTGGACGGTGCCCAATCGGCGCCCCACATGGCCATTGATGTTCAGGATTTAGATTGTGATTTCTTCACCCTTTCTGGACATAAGATGTTAGGTCCAACAGGGATTGGGGTTCTTTATGGTAAGGAAGAGATTCTTAACCAGATGAATCCGATTGAATTCGGTGGTGAGATGATTGATTTTGTTTATGAACAAGAAGCCACTTGGAAGGAACTACCTTGGAAATTTGAGGCTGGTACACCTAACATTGCGGGGGCTATTGCTCTTGGTGCTGCTGTGGACTACCTCTCTGCTTTAGGCATGGAAAATATTCATGCTTACGAGCAAGAATTGGTAGACTATGTTTTGCCTAAGCTTCAGGCGATTGATGGTCTGACAGTCTACGGGCCAGAAGATCCTAGTCAGCATGCAGGTGTTATTGCCTTTAATATTGATGGGCTTCACCCTCATGATGTGGCGACAGCTCTTGATTATGAAGGAGTGGCAGTGCGTGCGGGTCACCACTGTGCTCAGCCTTTAATTAATCATTTAGGAATCTCATCAGCTGCCCGAGCAAGTTTCTATATTTACAATACTAAAGAGGATTGTGACAAGCTTGTGGAGGCAATTCTTGCGACGAAGGAGTTTTTCAATGGCACTCTCTAG
- a CDS encoding DUF3021 family protein — protein sequence MTAYKKGWLRASIAGGITSLLTLFLYLSGQPYQVNKSTFLTGLIVAIILATAPIYDDNRLSLKQQSLLHFSIMCVTILPILCLSGWYPLHNVVDFLKILASFLTCGLVLWSLAYLIFGKLLHK from the coding sequence ATGACTGCCTATAAAAAAGGGTGGCTACGAGCTAGCATTGCTGGAGGAATAACGAGTTTATTGACGCTCTTTCTCTACTTATCGGGGCAACCTTATCAAGTAAACAAATCTACCTTTCTTACAGGGCTAATCGTCGCCATCATACTAGCAACTGCACCCATTTACGACGATAATCGTTTATCGCTCAAACAGCAATCTCTTCTCCACTTCTCAATCATGTGTGTTACCATCCTTCCAATTCTCTGTTTGTCCGGATGGTATCCCTTGCATAATGTCGTGGACTTCTTGAAAATCCTAGCTAGCTTTTTGACTTGCGGACTGGTCCTATGGTCGCTAGCTTACCTTATCTTTGGAAAACTTCTCCACAAATGA
- the sufC gene encoding Fe-S cluster assembly ATPase SufC, which produces MSVLEIKNLHVSVEDKEILKGLNLTLKTGETAAIMGPNGTGKSTLSAAIMGNPNYEITEGDILFDGESILDLEVDERARLGLFLAMQYPAEIPGITNAEFIRAAMNAGKEDDEKISVLDFITKLDEKMELLGMREEMAERYLNEGFSGGEKKRNEILQLLMLEPKFALLDEIDSGLDIDALKVVSKGVNAMRGEGFGAMIITHYQRLLNYITPDVVHVMMEGKVVLSGGPELAARLEQEGYAKIAEELGYEYHEEA; this is translated from the coding sequence ATGTCTGTACTTGAAATCAAAAATCTTCATGTTTCTGTTGAAGATAAAGAAATCTTGAAGGGTCTTAATTTGACTCTTAAAACTGGTGAGACTGCTGCTATCATGGGTCCTAACGGAACTGGTAAATCTACCCTTTCAGCTGCTATCATGGGTAATCCAAACTATGAAATTACAGAAGGGGACATCCTTTTTGATGGTGAAAGTATCCTTGACTTGGAAGTTGACGAACGTGCACGCCTAGGTCTTTTCCTTGCTATGCAATACCCAGCTGAAATCCCAGGAATCACAAATGCTGAGTTCATCCGTGCGGCTATGAACGCTGGAAAAGAAGATGACGAAAAGATTTCTGTTCTTGATTTCATCACTAAATTGGATGAAAAGATGGAATTGCTTGGTATGCGTGAAGAAATGGCTGAGCGTTACCTTAATGAAGGTTTCTCAGGTGGTGAGAAAAAACGTAACGAAATCCTTCAATTGCTCATGTTGGAACCTAAGTTTGCTCTTCTCGATGAGATTGACTCAGGTCTTGATATCGATGCCCTTAAAGTGGTTTCAAAAGGGGTTAACGCTATGCGTGGCGAAGGCTTCGGTGCTATGATTATCACTCATTACCAACGTCTCTTGAACTATATCACTCCAGATGTCGTACACGTAATGATGGAAGGTAAAGTGGTTCTTTCAGGCGGTCCTGAATTGGCTGCTCGTCTTGAGCAAGAAGGTTATGCGAAAATCGCTGAAGAGCTCGGTTACGAGTACCACGAAGAAGCGTAA
- a CDS encoding undecaprenyl-diphosphate phosphatase, with protein MQTAQFIIELLKAVFLGIVEGITEWLPISSTGHLILVNEFLNLRQSKDFIDMFNIVIQLGAILAVMVIYFKRLNPFQPGKTAREVQLTWQLWLKVVIACIPSAFFGLLLDDWMEAHLSNFFVVAIMLVVYGIAFIWIEDRNRRVEPKVTDLARMSYKTAFYIGLFQVLSIIPGTSRSGATILGGIIVGTSRSVAADFTFFLGIPTMFGYSGLKAVKYFIDGNTLTGGQVAILLVASVTAFVVSLFVIRFLMNYIKKHDFTVFGKYRIVLGIIVLLYGAVKLIFG; from the coding sequence ATGCAAACGGCACAATTTATTATTGAATTACTAAAAGCAGTCTTTCTTGGGATTGTCGAAGGTATCACTGAGTGGCTACCGATTTCATCTACAGGTCACTTGATTTTGGTGAATGAATTCTTGAACTTGAGACAAAGTAAAGATTTCATCGATATGTTTAATATCGTTATCCAACTTGGTGCTATTCTTGCGGTTATGGTCATTTACTTTAAACGTTTGAATCCCTTCCAACCTGGTAAGACAGCACGTGAAGTGCAATTGACTTGGCAACTTTGGCTCAAGGTGGTCATTGCCTGTATTCCTTCAGCCTTCTTTGGTCTTCTTTTAGATGACTGGATGGAGGCCCATCTCAGTAATTTCTTTGTAGTAGCTATCATGTTGGTAGTCTACGGGATTGCCTTTATTTGGATTGAGGACCGCAATCGACGTGTAGAACCTAAGGTAACGGATTTGGCACGTATGTCTTACAAGACAGCTTTCTATATTGGTCTTTTCCAAGTCTTGAGTATCATTCCAGGGACAAGCCGTTCAGGTGCTACTATTCTTGGGGGTATCATCGTTGGTACTAGTCGTAGCGTAGCTGCTGACTTTACCTTCTTCCTTGGTATTCCAACCATGTTTGGTTATAGTGGCCTTAAGGCGGTTAAGTATTTCATTGACGGGAATACCTTGACAGGTGGACAAGTGGCTATTCTCTTGGTAGCTAGTGTGACAGCCTTTGTTGTCAGCTTGTTCGTGATTCGCTTCTTGATGAATTATATTAAGAAACATGATTTCACAGTTTTCGGAAAATACCGTATCGTGCTTGGTATTATTGTGCTTCTCTATGGAGCTGTCAAACTTATTTTCGGATAA
- a CDS encoding ABC transporter substrate-binding protein/permease translates to MKKIIVACFAALLLVFGGVSSAQADEYLRVGMEAAYAPFNWTQDDNSNGAVPIEGTKQYANGYDVQIAKKIAEAQGKKPLVVKTAWTGLIPALTSGKIDMIIAGMSPTAERRQEIDFSDSYYRSEPVMVVSSDGDYANAKSLKDFKDAKITAQQGVYLYNLIDQIPGVSKQTAMGDFGAMRQALASGIIDGYVSERPEAKTAEEASSKYKMITLKDGGFQVSDDDVSLAVGLRKGDSQQMEQVNKVLAGISQEERVKLMDHIIDIQPADKTDEAKKGNFFSQMSNIIAKNWPQFLRGTGITLLISIIGTVVGTFIGLMIGVYRTAPKATNKFVALLQKLFGWVLNVYIEVFRGTPMIVQSMVIYYGTAQAFGINIDRTLAAVFIVSINTGAYMSEIVRGGIFAVDKGQFEAATALGFTHGQTMRKIVLPQVIRNILPATGNEFVINIKDTSVLNVISVVELYFAGNTVASQTYQYFQTFFVIAAIYFVLTFTVTRILRYVERRLDQDTYTQGGVH, encoded by the coding sequence ATGAAAAAAATTATTGTAGCCTGCTTTGCAGCGCTCCTCCTCGTTTTTGGTGGGGTATCAAGCGCTCAAGCAGACGAGTATCTCCGTGTCGGTATGGAGGCTGCCTATGCACCTTTCAACTGGACGCAGGACGATAACTCAAACGGAGCCGTTCCAATCGAAGGTACCAAACAGTATGCCAACGGTTATGACGTGCAAATCGCTAAAAAAATCGCTGAAGCTCAAGGCAAGAAACCCTTGGTAGTCAAAACAGCTTGGACAGGTTTGATTCCTGCCCTCACTTCCGGCAAAATCGATATGATCATCGCAGGTATGAGCCCAACAGCTGAACGTCGTCAAGAAATCGACTTTTCAGACAGCTACTACCGAAGCGAACCTGTCATGGTTGTCAGCTCAGACGGTGATTATGCCAACGCTAAGAGTCTCAAAGACTTCAAGGATGCTAAAATCACAGCTCAACAAGGGGTTTATCTCTATAATTTGATTGACCAAATCCCAGGTGTCAGCAAACAAACGGCTATGGGAGACTTTGGGGCTATGCGCCAAGCCCTTGCATCAGGTATCATCGATGGTTATGTTTCAGAGCGTCCTGAAGCAAAAACTGCCGAAGAAGCTAGCTCAAAATATAAGATGATTACGCTTAAAGATGGTGGTTTCCAGGTTTCAGACGATGACGTCTCCTTGGCCGTCGGTCTTCGCAAAGGAGACAGCCAGCAAATGGAACAAGTCAATAAGGTCCTTGCTGGAATCAGCCAAGAGGAACGTGTTAAACTGATGGATCACATCATTGACATCCAACCTGCAGATAAGACTGATGAGGCTAAAAAAGGAAACTTCTTTAGTCAGATGAGCAATATCATCGCTAAGAACTGGCCACAATTCTTACGTGGTACAGGAATTACCCTTCTTATCTCAATTATCGGTACAGTTGTGGGTACTTTCATCGGTCTTATGATTGGTGTTTACCGCACAGCTCCTAAGGCTACTAATAAATTTGTAGCCTTGCTCCAAAAACTCTTCGGTTGGGTGCTTAATGTCTATATCGAAGTTTTCCGTGGTACGCCAATGATTGTACAATCTATGGTTATCTACTACGGTACTGCCCAGGCCTTTGGTATCAATATTGACCGTACCCTAGCAGCTGTCTTCATCGTTTCTATCAACACCGGAGCCTACATGAGTGAAATCGTTCGTGGTGGTATCTTCGCCGTAGATAAAGGACAATTTGAAGCTGCAACTGCTCTTGGATTTACCCACGGTCAAACCATGCGTAAGATTGTTCTTCCACAGGTTATCCGTAACATCTTGCCAGCTACTGGTAATGAGTTCGTTATCAATATCAAGGATACCTCTGTTTTGAACGTTATCTCTGTTGTGGAACTTTACTTCGCAGGTAACACTGTCGCAAGCCAAACTTATCAATACTTCCAAACATTCTTTGTTATCGCAGCAATCTACTTTGTCCTTACCTTCACAGTGACACGCATCTTGCGTTATGTAGAACGCCGTTTGGATCAAGATACTTACACACAAGGAGGGGTTCACTAA
- the sufU gene encoding Fe-S cluster assembly sulfur transfer protein SufU has translation MALSRLDSLYMAVVADHSKSPHHHGVLPDVEQLQLNNPTCGDVINLSVKFDGDVIEDIAFAGDGCTISTASSSMMTDAVIGKTKAEALELAEIFSLMIQGKHDIATGKLGEAKLLAGVSKFPQRIKCATLSWNALKKAIERSEL, from the coding sequence ATGGCACTCTCTAGACTAGATAGTTTATATATGGCTGTTGTGGCCGATCACTCTAAGAGCCCTCACCATCATGGTGTCCTACCAGATGTGGAGCAACTTCAACTGAATAATCCGACTTGTGGAGATGTTATCAATCTGTCAGTTAAATTTGATGGTGACGTGATTGAAGACATTGCCTTTGCTGGTGATGGTTGTACTATTTCTACAGCTTCATCAAGTATGATGACGGATGCAGTTATTGGAAAAACCAAGGCAGAGGCTTTGGAACTAGCGGAGATTTTCTCTCTTATGATTCAAGGAAAACATGACATCGCTACAGGTAAATTAGGTGAAGCTAAGCTTTTGGCGGGGGTTTCTAAATTTCCACAACGTATCAAATGTGCAACACTCTCTTGGAATGCGCTCAAAAAAGCCATAGAGAGAAGCGAGCTTTAG
- a CDS encoding glycosyltransferase family 4 protein, with product MPWTINYIFVLIGTFLIAIVTTPLVRSLALRVGAVDNPNARRINKKPMPSAGGLAILLAFVLATLVFMPMIIHKDIWHVSYIRYILPVVVGGSVVALTGFVDDILELKPLPKMLGIVIGAVIVWAFTDFRFDSFKIPFGGPMIHFGPVLTLILTVLWIVAITNAINLIDGLDGLVGGVSIISLMTMGVISYFFLYDTDIFLTMTIFVLVAAIMGFFPYNYHPAIIYLGDTGALFIGFMIGVLSLQGLKNATAVAILSPVIILGVPIVDTVVAIVRRKLSGRPAMEADKMHLHHRLLAMGFTHRGAVLVVYAIAILFSLIALLLNVSSRLGGILLLLSLILGMEILIEGLEIWGVGRTPLFNLLKFIGNSDYRQATMLKWKQGRKN from the coding sequence ATGCCTTGGACCATTAATTATATATTCGTTTTGATTGGGACCTTTTTGATAGCCATCGTGACGACCCCTTTGGTACGCTCTTTGGCCTTACGTGTCGGAGCTGTTGACAATCCCAATGCAAGACGTATCAATAAAAAGCCAATGCCTAGTGCTGGTGGTCTAGCTATTTTGTTGGCCTTTGTACTAGCGACCTTGGTCTTTATGCCTATGATTATCCATAAGGATATTTGGCATGTTTCTTACATCAGGTACATCTTGCCGGTTGTTGTGGGGGGATCTGTCGTAGCTCTGACGGGCTTCGTTGATGATATCTTGGAATTAAAGCCTCTACCTAAGATGCTTGGTATTGTTATTGGAGCTGTCATTGTTTGGGCTTTTACAGACTTCCGATTTGATAGCTTTAAGATTCCATTTGGTGGTCCTATGATTCATTTTGGACCGGTCTTGACCTTGATTTTAACGGTGTTATGGATTGTGGCCATCACCAATGCCATTAATCTGATTGATGGTTTGGACGGCTTGGTTGGAGGCGTTTCCATCATTTCCCTTATGACTATGGGGGTGATCTCTTATTTCTTCCTCTATGATACTGATATTTTCTTGACCATGACTATCTTTGTCTTGGTGGCTGCCATTATGGGCTTCTTCCCTTACAATTATCATCCAGCAATTATCTATCTAGGTGATACAGGGGCGCTCTTTATTGGCTTTATGATAGGTGTTTTGTCATTACAAGGGTTGAAAAATGCAACTGCAGTGGCTATTTTGTCACCTGTTATTATCCTTGGAGTGCCTATTGTTGACACAGTGGTAGCTATTGTCCGCCGTAAATTGTCAGGGCGCCCAGCCATGGAGGCTGACAAGATGCACTTGCATCATCGCCTTCTAGCTATGGGCTTCACTCATCGAGGAGCGGTTCTGGTGGTTTATGCCATCGCTATCCTCTTTTCATTGATTGCCCTCCTGTTAAACGTTTCTAGCCGTCTCGGTGGTATTCTCTTGCTCTTGAGTTTGATTTTGGGAATGGAAATTCTGATTGAAGGGCTTGAGATTTGGGGCGTTGGTCGAACACCACTCTTCAACCTTCTGAAATTTATCGGGAATAGTGATTATCGCCAAGCAACCATGTTAAAATGGAAGCAAGGGCGAAAAAATTAA
- the sufB gene encoding Fe-S cluster assembly protein SufB, with protein MTETNEKVEPKPIDLGEYKYGFHDDVTPVFSTGKGISEDVVRAMSAEKGEPEWMLEFRLKSLETFKKMPMQEWGPDLSEIDFDDLTYFQKASDRPARDWEDVPEKIKETFERIGIPEAERAYLAGASAQYESEVVYHNMKEEYDKLGIIFTDTDSALKEYPELFKKYFSKLVPPTDNKFAALNSAFWSGGTFIYVPKGVKVDIPLQTYFRINNEATAQFERTLIIVDEGASVHYVEGCTAPTYTSASLHAAIVEIFALEGAYMRYSTIQNWSDSVYNLVTKRATAKKNATVEWIDGNLGAKKTMKYPSVYLDGEGARGTMLSIAFANAGQHQDTGAKMIHNAPHTSSSIVSKSIARNGGKVDYRGQVTFNKDSKKSGSHIECDTILMDDLSKSDTIPFNEIHNSQVALEHEAKVSKISEEQLYYLMSRGLSEQEATEMIVMGFVEPFTKELPMEYAVELNRLISYEMEGSVG; from the coding sequence ATGACTGAAACAAATGAAAAAGTAGAACCAAAACCCATTGATTTGGGGGAATATAAATATGGTTTCCATGATGATGTGACACCAGTCTTTTCAACAGGAAAAGGAATCAGTGAAGATGTGGTCCGTGCCATGTCTGCTGAAAAAGGGGAGCCTGAGTGGATGCTTGAATTCCGCTTGAAATCACTAGAAACCTTTAAGAAAATGCCTATGCAAGAGTGGGGACCAGATCTTTCGGAAATCGACTTCGATGACTTGACATATTTCCAAAAAGCGTCAGACCGACCTGCTCGTGACTGGGAAGATGTACCTGAAAAAATCAAGGAAACCTTTGAACGTATTGGTATCCCCGAAGCTGAACGTGCTTACCTGGCAGGGGCTTCAGCTCAGTATGAATCAGAAGTGGTTTACCACAACATGAAAGAAGAGTATGACAAGTTGGGTATTATCTTTACAGATACGGACTCAGCTCTTAAAGAGTACCCAGAACTCTTCAAGAAGTACTTCTCAAAACTGGTTCCACCAACAGACAATAAATTTGCGGCCCTTAACTCTGCCTTCTGGTCAGGTGGTACCTTTATTTATGTACCTAAAGGCGTCAAGGTGGATATTCCGCTTCAAACCTACTTCCGTATTAACAATGAAGCAACTGCCCAGTTTGAACGTACCCTTATCATCGTTGATGAAGGTGCCAGCGTTCACTATGTGGAAGGCTGTACGGCACCAACCTATACTTCAGCCAGTCTTCATGCAGCCATCGTTGAAATCTTTGCACTTGAAGGAGCTTATATGCGTTATTCAACCATTCAAAACTGGTCAGATAGCGTCTATAATTTGGTAACCAAACGTGCCACTGCTAAGAAAAATGCTACGGTTGAGTGGATTGACGGTAACCTTGGTGCTAAGAAAACAATGAAGTACCCTTCGGTTTACCTAGATGGTGAAGGTGCACGTGGGACTATGCTTTCTATAGCTTTTGCCAATGCTGGTCAGCACCAGGATACAGGAGCTAAGATGATTCATAATGCGCCACATACATCATCATCTATTGTCTCTAAATCAATCGCCCGTAATGGTGGTAAGGTTGACTATCGTGGCCAAGTAACTTTCAATAAGGACTCTAAGAAATCTGGTTCCCACATTGAATGTGATACGATCTTGATGGATGATTTATCTAAGTCAGATACGATTCCATTTAATGAAATTCACAACTCACAAGTTGCTCTTGAACACGAAGCTAAAGTTTCTAAGATTTCTGAAGAGCAACTCTACTACCTCATGAGCCGTGGACTTTCAGAACAAGAAGCAACTGAAATGATTGTCATGGGATTTGTGGAACCATTTACCAAAGAACTTCCAATGGAGTATGCTGTTGAGCTTAACCGCTTGATTAGTTATGAAATGGAAGGATCAGTTGGGTAA